The following are from one region of the Magallana gigas chromosome 6, xbMagGiga1.1, whole genome shotgun sequence genome:
- the LOC105320840 gene encoding uncharacterized protein, which produces MPSNTKQTEKQEQIGKGDSNGLFPPIASPRKHVLRSNSSSNDSDTPLEAVDMPPPMSSRDTSPSKSPCKLPSLSSQPNSNPQTKERKHRRKKLCRSPSCPTRPTTNDFESPLPMEKTLINFKDPNSYVQEYDVKLPNIFKNSTPNGTDMSPETSSIGWAVKDRSRTKANLRRTESSRENYVGSPTMESKYNKNQQRAHTHAALLLPLRTQDSRKSNQGKKKKSFARQSTYSEGQTLSLTLDNEHGASNGWGTDYDSDYYDSSGQHSGSSFDRIIEESDSHMSIPSAGGSHISVPSASKQWLKNKEGQVKA; this is translated from the coding sequence ATGCCAAGTAATACAAAACAGACGGAAAAACAAGAACAAATTGGAAAGGGGGATTCCAATGGCCTTTTTCCTCCAATTGCATCTCCAAGGAAACATGTGCTGAGATCGAACAGCAGCAGTAATGATTCTGACACGCCGCTAGAGGCAGTGGACATGCCTCCTCCGATGTCGTCACGTGACACGAGTCCGTCCAAGTCGCCGTGTAAGTTACCAAGTCTATCGTCACAACCTAATTCAAATCCACAAACAAAGGAGAGAAAACATCGGCGAAAAAAGTTGTGTCGGTCGCCTAGTTGCCCGACGCGGCCCACGACGAATGACTTTGAATCCCCTCTTCCGATGGAGAAAACGCTGATTAACTTTAAGGACCCAAATTCTTACGTGCAAGAATACGACGTGAAGTTGCccaacatatttaaaaattcgaCTCCCAATGGAACCGACATGTCGCCTGAAACTTCAAGTATTGGATGGGCGGTGAAGGACAGGTCAAGGACGAAGGCCAATTTACGGCGAACGGAATCGTCTCGTGAAAACTACGTTGGAAGTCCTACAATGGAatcaaaatacaacaaaaatcaACAGAGGGCGCACACACATGCGGCTCTTCTACTGCCTTTGCGAACACAGGATTCGAGGAAATCCAATCAAGGCAAAAAGAAGAAATCATTTGCCCGTCAAAGTACATATTCCGAAGGGCAGACTCTGTCCCTGACACTTGACAATGAACATGGTGCTAGTAATGGGTGGGGAACGGACTATGACTCGGATTATTACGACAGTAGCGGGCAACACAGTGGCTCTTCGTTCGATCGAATTATCGAGGAATCCGACTCTCATATGAGTATTCCGAGTGCTGGGGGCTCGCATATAAGTGTTCCAAGTGCTAGCAAGCAATGGCTGAAAAACAAAGAAGGTCAAGTGAAAGCATGA